Proteins from one Coffea arabica cultivar ET-39 chromosome 8c, Coffea Arabica ET-39 HiFi, whole genome shotgun sequence genomic window:
- the LOC113703446 gene encoding novel plant SNARE 11-like has protein sequence MASMSSVSEELTEIEGQVSDIFRALSNGFQKLEKIKDTSRQSRQLEELTQKMRDCKRLIKEFDRELKDLEFKIDSETSKILNEKKQSMIKELNSYVALKKQYASNLENKRVELFEGPGEGFAEDNVLLASSMSNQQLMDHGNKMMDETDQVIERSKKVVHETINVGTETAAALKAQTEQMSRIVNELDSIHFSIKKASQLVKEIGRQVATDRCIMGLLFLIVVGVIAIIIVKIVNPHNKDIRDIPGLAPPAPSRKLLWNPN, from the exons ATGGCTTCGATGTCTTCCGTCAGCGAGGAGCTTACAGAGATCGAGGGACAAGTTTCTGATATTTTCCGCGCTCTATC AAATGGGTTTCAGAAATTGGAGAAGATTAAGGATACGAGTAGGCAAAGTAGACAGTTGGAGGAGCTCACCCAGAAGATGCGCGATTGCAAAAG gcttatTAAAGAGTTTGATAGAGAATTGAAGGATctggaattcaaaattgattcaGAGACCAGCAAGATTTTGAATGAAAAGAAGCAATCAATG ATAAAAGAATTAAACTCATATGTTGCGCTGAAAAAGCA ATATGCAAGCAATCTTGAGAACAAGAGGGTGGAGCTTTTTGAGGGGCCAGGTGAAGGATTTGCCGAAGACAATGTATTGCTAGCTtctt CCATGTCGAATCAACAATTAATGGATCATGGAAACAAGATGATGGATGAAACAGATCAAGTTATCGAGAGATCAAAAAAG GTTGTCCATGAGACCATTAATGTTGGGACAGAGACTGCAGCTGCTTTAAAGGCACAG ACTGAACAAATGAGTAGGATCGTTAATGAGTTGGATTCCATTCATTTCTCTATAAAGAAGGCTTCGCAGTTGGTCAAGGAAATTGGTAGGCAG GTTGCAACTGATCGATGCATTATGGGCTTGCTCTTCCTCATCGTGGTTGGTGTGATAGCCATCATAATTGTGAAG ATTGTGAATCCACACAACAAAGACATTCGGGATATTCCTGGATTGGCACCTCCAGCCCCAAGCAGAAAATTACTTTGGAACCCTAATTGA